The genomic window GAGATACGTATTGACGTTGTACTCGTCTAACACACGTTGAACCGCGTCTCTATTCGAGACGCGTCGTACCGTTGCATCGCCGCGTGCGATGTAGATCCGGTTACTCCGTTCCTCATCGGAACCGCCATCGCGTACAGTGCCATCACGCATCCGATTACGCATCCAGAAACACTCCTCGGGGATGGGGTCGGGAAACGTTGGAACGACCAACGAATTCGCCTTCGCGACCCCACCGTCAAAACTGGCGATCTCTCCGGTATAATCGATGATATCGAGCGATTCCTTCATCCAGCTTGAACAGTCAGCTGGGACAAGCAGCGTCGGATAAATCCCCGTTTCGGAGCCATATCGCTCGAGGAGGCGAACGCGCAAGAGACACTCTACGGTCCAATGGTAGTAGTTGTTCCACGGCGGGACGGCAAACGCAACTGTGTCGAATCGCCGATCCGGTTCTCCATCGCCACGGAGTGCATCGAGAGTTCGCCGAGCACCGTTCTCCGATATCGACCGTGCGATAGTAACACCGGTTCGTCGCTGTGTGAGCGGCGGCGTTCCGACGGTGTCGGCGATGACGGTTCCCTCCGCAGTGAGACCAGGACCGACGGGACCGAGTAGCATCGCATCCGGGAACTCGCAAACGAATCTATTTCCGGGTTCGTACTGCTCAGGCGTGTCGAGTCCCCGGAATCCGGTTGGTCCTTTGAGTCGCATCGGTTCGTTGTATTCTTCGTATTCGAGACATTCCGACCGATTCCGTACGTCGTCGCGGTATAGTATATCAACGCGCTTTTCGAGAAGATGCTTGTATACGGTTCGATAGAGAAGAAGATCATCGACCACAAGATCACGCCCCTCGGAGATGAGTTCCGCTGCTCCGTCTTGCCGAACCTTACGGACCGCACGACCCGGGACGTTACTGAGATCCATCTTCGTT from Natrinema versiforme includes these protein-coding regions:
- a CDS encoding DUF563 domain-containing protein produces the protein MDLSNVPGRAVRKVRQDGAAELISEGRDLVVDDLLLYRTVYKHLLEKRVDILYRDDVRNRSECLEYEEYNEPMRLKGPTGFRGLDTPEQYEPGNRFVCEFPDAMLLGPVGPGLTAEGTVIADTVGTPPLTQRRTGVTIARSISENGARRTLDALRGDGEPDRRFDTVAFAVPPWNNYYHWTVECLLRVRLLERYGSETGIYPTLLVPADCSSWMKESLDIIDYTGEIASFDGGVAKANSLVVPTFPDPIPEECFWMRNRMRDGTVRDGGSDEERSNRIYIARGDATVRRVSNRDAVQRVLDEYNVNTYLLGELSVREQIDLFRRADVVVAPHGAGLTNILYGDDLTVIELFGDKTMATFDRLAASMDHEYRYVQCEQVGVDVRVDTDTLAERLQTTIRT